In Amphiura filiformis chromosome 2, Afil_fr2py, whole genome shotgun sequence, one DNA window encodes the following:
- the LOC140144840 gene encoding olfactory receptor 2T3-like, giving the protein MDMMDDTSTNSSLLDPENRCEEAKISSLLYSSTERRIILTLYPISLMIGLTGNIAFLIVLACLPHMRTITNFYLGNLAVADIIFLCSLSYEVLVAYILSPVVKTVPYTSSLGCGLNTAVKYTSHIASVGLIFLVTLERYYGICKPLQHRMVVAKGRTCKLVSIAWLVGLFFAALVVPKYASFHSKCITWPNKDKYDDMPSMIKSCNTVHPFFNIFQAIVLAFPLALVLSINSVLYILIVQKLGRRVISKSKDDNETQQTASNVQSRRVRNQVARLLIITGTFFFFCCVPEFILRLNGVALTLSEAAVGFKMTARQRHVVVWLARGLTTINAVVNPIIYSVTNQQYRRAFTQVFMCRSMREKPVLKSGSNAAQLQSLDTTNTVVSSTKD; this is encoded by the coding sequence ATGGACATGATGGATGACACAAGCACAAATTCATCCTTACTTGATCCTGAGAATCGTTGTGAAGAAGCCAAAATCTCAAGTTTGTTGTATAGTTCTACAGAACGTCGGATCATCTTAACCTTATACCCAATATCACTTATGATTGGACTAACGGGTAACATCGCGTTTCTCATCGTCCTGGCGTGTCTTCCGCATATGAGGACCATTACCAATTTCTATTTAGGGAACTTAGCCGTTGCAGATATCATCTTTTTGTGTTCGTTAAGTTACGAAGTCCTGGTCGCCTATATTTTATCACCGGTCGTCAAAACGGTCCCGTATACCTCCAGTTTGGGATGCGGGTTAAACACAGCGGTAAAATACACAAGCCACATTGCATCTGTAGGGCTCATCTTCTTAGTGACATTAGAGCGTTATTATGGCATATGTAAGCCGCTCCAGCATCGTATGGTGGTCGCCAAAGGACGCACATGTAAGTTAGTCAGTATTGCATGGTTAGTAGGACTCTTCTTCGCAGCATTGGTGGTTCCAAAGTACGCTTCTTTTCATAGTAAATGCATTACCTGGCCCAATAAAGATAAATATGATGATATGCCTTCGATGATTAAGTCTTGCAATACTGTCCATCCgttttttaacattttccaaGCAATTGTTTTGGCTTTTCCACTCGCGTTAGTGTTATCTATCAACTCAGTTTTATACATCCTAATTGTGCAAAAACTTGGTCGCAGAGTCATCAgtaagagtaaagatgacaacgAGACACAACAAACCGCTTCAAATGTACAATCACGCAGAGTCCGCAATCAGGTTGCACGGCTTTTAATCATCACAGGAACATTTTTCTTCTTTTGCTGCGTACCAGAATTTATACTTCGTCTTAACGGTGTTGCGTTAACATTGAGTGAGGCTGCTGTGGGGTTTAAAATGACTGCACGCCAACGTCACGTGGTCGTCTGGCTGGCTCGTGGGCTCACCACAATAAACGCAGTGGTAAACCCTATAATCTACAGTGTAACAAATCAACAGTATCGTCGAGCTTTTACGCAGGTTTTTATGTGTAGAAGTATGCGTGAGAAACCTGTCCTGAAAAGTGGGTCAAACGCAGCTCAACTGCAGAGCCTGGATACAACGAATACAGTTGTGTCGTCAACAAAAGACTGA
- the LOC140144857 gene encoding uncharacterized protein, which produces MNLFSHVRSNYGQNKVIQVRDFERNERKIARHRNHLICSLRCKELNLTPNSLRIKCPIKTARARDIINRAQKDLLRERIRNINNKLDNLNQEKSELSVQLNNKFNEDEQRHLASHIDNCKQSEFKAVKDRPVKKLDELREKQKPKNEPDIDLSGTQLKRWVVNISKHTLTKPDTSLLAKGLNFAITPTELPIVDFIVATEQACQKLPNSEATVLRAEITGAIKGSKPPKSNISKDEQRALKDLKKNNAITILPADKGKATVVMDSTDYDDKINVLLSDEKTYEKLTTDPTAKYKKELATILNKLRDDAKITQSQFELIDHRVK; this is translated from the coding sequence atgaacctcttcagtcatgTGAGAAGTAATTACGGACAGAACAAGGTAATTCAAGTACGTGACTTTGAAAGAAATGAGAGAAAAATTGCTCGACATCGCAACCATCTTATTTGCTCGCTCCGATGTAAAGAATTGAACTTAACCCCAAACAGTCTCCGCATTAAATGCCCGATTAAGACCGCCAGGGCCCGTGATATAATAAACAGAGCTCAGAAAGACCTTCTACGTGAACGGATTAGAAATATTAATAACAAACTTGACAATCTTAATCAGGAAAAATCGGAGCTCTCGGTACAGCTCAACAATAAATTTAATGAGGATGAACAGCGCCATCTTGCATCCCATATTGACAATTGTAAACAATCCGAGTTCAAAGCTGTCAAAGATCGACCTGTTAAGAAACTTGATGAACTCCGAGAGAAACAGAAACCCAAAAATGAACCGGACATAGATCTTAGCGGCACGCAGCTAAAGAGGTGGGTAGTTAATATATCTAAGCATACCCTTACAAAACCTGATACCTCGTTGCTTGCGAAAGGCCTCAATTTTGCCATTACCCCGACAGAACTTCCGATTGTTGATTTCATTGTTGCCACTGAACAAGCTTGTCAAAAGCTGCCGAATTCGGAAGCCACGGTGTTACGTGCGGAAATTACCGGCGCGATAAAGGGGTCAAAACCACCCAAATCTAACATCTCAAAAGATGAGCAAAGAGCCTTAAAAGATCTTAAAAAGAACAATGCAATCACTATATTGCCCGCAGATAAGGGCAAGGCCACAGTGGTCATGGATAGCACAGATTATGATGATAAAATCAATGTTTTACTTTCTGATGAGAAAACGTATGAAAAGCTCACCACTGATCCTACTGCCAAGTATAAGAAAGAACTTGCGACAATCCTGAACAAATTACGTGATGATGCAAAAATTACGCAAAGCCAATTTGAGCTTATAGACCATCGGGTGAAGTAA